In one window of Streptomyces roseofulvus DNA:
- a CDS encoding ABC transporter substrate-binding protein → MNRISRAAGALLGTAALAVSLAACGGDSLEQGKEKTSGGSGGGKGSLVVGAAAFTESKVLAELYAQLLRDEGYAVSVTTVKNRELYEPALEKGEIDVVPEYAATLAEFLNAKTNGPKAPEEKPVASGDVNATVAALRKLAEPRGLKVLEAGEAVDQNAFAVSKEFAEKNGLKSLSDLGAAKLKVKIAAGDECAVRPFCAPGLKKTYGVDVAGVDPKGVGTPQAKQAVKDGVDQLVLTTTTDATVDAFGLVFLADDKHLQNADNVLPVVNAKEAGAPEVAAALDKITKVLTTADLAELNRKVDAERAKPEDVAAAYLKEKGLVGK, encoded by the coding sequence GTGAACAGGATCTCGCGCGCCGCCGGCGCGCTGCTGGGCACCGCCGCGCTGGCCGTCTCGCTCGCCGCGTGCGGCGGCGACAGCCTGGAGCAGGGCAAGGAGAAGACGTCCGGGGGATCCGGCGGCGGAAAGGGCTCGCTGGTCGTCGGCGCGGCCGCGTTCACCGAGTCGAAGGTGCTCGCCGAGCTGTACGCGCAGCTGCTGCGCGACGAGGGCTACGCGGTCTCGGTCACCACCGTGAAGAACCGGGAGCTGTACGAGCCCGCCCTGGAGAAGGGCGAGATCGACGTCGTACCGGAATACGCGGCGACGCTCGCGGAATTCCTCAACGCGAAGACGAACGGCCCCAAGGCGCCCGAGGAGAAGCCGGTCGCCTCCGGTGACGTGAACGCCACCGTGGCGGCACTGCGGAAGCTCGCGGAACCGCGCGGGCTGAAGGTCCTCGAAGCCGGGGAGGCGGTCGACCAGAACGCCTTCGCGGTGTCGAAGGAATTCGCGGAGAAGAACGGACTGAAGAGCCTTTCCGATCTCGGCGCGGCGAAGCTGAAGGTGAAGATCGCGGCGGGCGACGAATGCGCGGTCCGCCCCTTCTGCGCCCCGGGGTTGAAGAAGACCTACGGGGTCGACGTCGCCGGCGTCGACCCCAAGGGCGTCGGCACCCCGCAGGCCAAGCAGGCCGTCAAGGACGGCGTGGACCAGCTGGTCCTGACCACCACCACGGACGCCACCGTGGACGCCTTCGGCCTGGTCTTCCTGGCGGACGACAAGCACCTGCAGAACGCGGACAACGTGCTGCCGGTGGTGAACGCGAAGGAGGCCGGGGCGCCCGAGGTGGCCGCCGCCCTCGACAAGATCACCAAGGTGCTCACCACAGCGGATCTCGCCGAACTCAACCGCAAGGTCGACGCCGAGCGGGCCAAGCCCGAGGACGTCGCCGCCGCCTATCTCAAGGAGAAGGGGCTGGTCGGCAAGTAG
- a CDS encoding ABC transporter permease, with protein MGVVTDAWAWLTTGAHWTGEEGVAARLAEHAYVSLLALLIAGAVALPLGLWLGHVGRGGALAVNVSNVGRAVPVFAVLALFMVSPLRNAGYVPTVTALVLFAVPPLLTNAYVGVREVDRAAVRAARGMGMTGGQVFRRVELPLAAPVVMTGIRSAAVQVVATATIAAMVGQGGLGRIITAGFALYDTAQVVAGAVLVALLALLVEGVLIGLDRLLVPRAPRPPRT; from the coding sequence GTGGGGGTCGTGACGGACGCGTGGGCCTGGCTCACCACCGGTGCGCACTGGACCGGCGAGGAGGGCGTCGCCGCGCGCCTCGCCGAGCACGCGTACGTGAGCCTGCTGGCGCTGCTGATCGCCGGCGCGGTCGCGCTGCCGCTCGGTCTGTGGCTCGGCCATGTGGGGCGCGGGGGCGCGCTGGCGGTCAACGTGTCGAACGTGGGGCGGGCGGTGCCGGTCTTCGCCGTCCTCGCCCTCTTCATGGTCTCCCCGCTGCGGAACGCGGGCTATGTGCCGACCGTGACGGCCCTGGTCCTCTTCGCGGTACCGCCGCTGCTGACCAACGCGTACGTGGGCGTGCGCGAGGTCGACCGGGCGGCGGTCCGCGCCGCCCGTGGCATGGGGATGACCGGCGGCCAGGTCTTCCGCCGGGTCGAACTGCCGCTGGCCGCCCCGGTGGTGATGACCGGGATCCGGTCCGCCGCCGTGCAGGTGGTCGCCACCGCGACGATCGCGGCCATGGTCGGCCAGGGCGGCCTCGGCCGGATCATCACGGCCGGCTTCGCGCTCTACGACACCGCCCAGGTGGTCGCGGGCGCCGTCCTGGTGGCGCTGCTCGCGCTGCTGGTGGAGGGCGTGCTGATCGGCCTGGACCGGCTCCTCGTGCCGCGGGCGCCCCGCCCGCCCCGGACGTGA
- a CDS encoding ABC transporter permease: protein MSAPNCLVANDWICAEYLRTRREELTDALVQHIGLTAASVVIALLVAVPLALLVRARPRLAAPVLGLTTLLYTVPSLAMFSLLLPVFGLSSALVVTGLVLYALTILVRNTLAGLEAVPVETREAARGLGFGPWRLLWQVELPLALPVLMAGLRMATVSTIALTTIGSVVGRGGLGNLIEDALPTFFKAQVLAASVLCVLLAVTADLLLLGVQRLLTPWSRAQGAPGGG, encoded by the coding sequence ATGAGCGCGCCGAACTGCCTGGTCGCCAACGACTGGATCTGCGCGGAGTACCTGCGCACCCGCCGCGAGGAGCTGACCGACGCCCTCGTCCAGCACATCGGCCTCACCGCCGCCTCGGTGGTGATCGCGCTGCTGGTCGCCGTGCCGCTGGCCCTCCTCGTCCGGGCCCGGCCCCGCCTGGCCGCCCCCGTCCTCGGGCTGACGACGCTGCTCTACACGGTGCCGTCGCTCGCCATGTTCTCGCTGCTGCTGCCCGTCTTCGGGCTCTCCTCCGCGCTCGTCGTCACCGGCCTGGTGCTGTACGCGCTGACGATCCTGGTGCGCAACACGCTGGCCGGCCTGGAAGCCGTCCCCGTGGAGACCCGGGAGGCCGCCCGCGGCCTCGGGTTCGGGCCCTGGCGGCTGCTCTGGCAGGTCGAACTGCCCCTCGCGCTGCCCGTCCTGATGGCCGGCCTCCGGATGGCCACGGTCTCCACGATCGCGCTCACCACCATCGGCTCGGTCGTCGGCCGCGGCGGCCTGGGCAATCTCATCGAGGACGCGCTGCCCACCTTCTTCAAGGCGCAGGTGCTCGCCGCGTCCGTGCTGTGCGTGCTGCTCGCCGTCACCGCCGACCTGCTGCTCCTGGGCGTTCAGCGGCTGCTCACGCCGTGGTCGCGGGCCCAGGGCGCGCCGGGAGGTGGCTGA
- a CDS encoding ABC transporter ATP-binding protein, with translation MIRFEQVTKRYPDGTTAVDDLSFEVAEGELVTLVGPSGCGKTTTMMMVNRLVEPTAGRVLVDGRDVAGVDPVALRRKIGYVIQQVGLFPHRTVLDNTATVPALLGWKKAAARARAAELLELVGLDPAVHGPRYPAQLSGGQRQRVGVARALAADPPVLLMDEPFGAVDPVVRERLQNEFLALQATVRKTVLLVTHDIEEAVRMGDRMAVYGQGRIEQFDTPATVLASPATPYVADFVGGDRALKRLAVTPVTAGDLDPLPDDPAGSPDGTPGTRARTDGAPAPVPHGVPLGATLKDALALLLQDDSGRLTVTDADGRPLGTLTPAGVHRALRRAAA, from the coding sequence ATGATCCGGTTCGAACAGGTGACCAAGCGCTATCCGGACGGCACCACCGCGGTCGACGACCTCTCCTTCGAGGTCGCCGAGGGTGAGCTCGTCACGCTCGTCGGCCCGTCGGGCTGCGGCAAGACGACCACGATGATGATGGTGAACCGGCTGGTCGAACCGACCGCCGGCCGCGTCCTCGTCGACGGCCGGGACGTCGCCGGGGTCGACCCGGTCGCCCTGCGCCGCAAGATCGGCTACGTCATCCAGCAGGTCGGGCTCTTCCCGCACCGCACGGTCCTCGACAACACCGCGACCGTCCCGGCCCTGCTCGGCTGGAAGAAGGCCGCCGCACGCGCGCGTGCCGCCGAACTCCTCGAACTCGTCGGACTCGACCCGGCCGTGCACGGCCCCCGCTACCCCGCGCAGCTCTCCGGCGGACAGCGCCAGCGCGTCGGCGTGGCCCGCGCGCTCGCCGCCGACCCGCCCGTCCTCCTCATGGACGAGCCGTTCGGCGCCGTCGACCCGGTCGTCCGCGAACGGCTGCAGAACGAGTTCCTCGCCCTCCAGGCCACCGTCCGCAAGACCGTTCTCCTCGTCACCCACGACATCGAGGAGGCCGTCCGGATGGGCGACCGCATGGCCGTCTACGGCCAGGGCCGCATCGAGCAGTTCGACACCCCCGCCACCGTCCTCGCCTCCCCCGCCACGCCGTACGTGGCCGACTTCGTCGGCGGCGACCGCGCCCTCAAGCGGCTGGCGGTCACCCCGGTCACGGCCGGCGACCTCGACCCGCTGCCGGACGACCCCGCCGGGAGCCCGGACGGGACGCCCGGCACGCGCGCGCGTACGGACGGCGCCCCCGCCCCCGTACCCCACGGCGTCCCGCTCGGAGCCACCCTCAAGGACGCGCTCGCGCTGCTCCTCCAGGACGACTCCGGCCGGCTGACCGTCACCGACGCGGACGGGCGGCCGCTCGGCACCCTCACCCCCGCCGGGGTGCACCGGGCGCTGCGGCGCGCCGCCGCGTAG
- a CDS encoding alpha/beta hydrolase: MGLTSGKALVTAVAVAVALFSVTVVLWPRLARRGWRPVCGRVGLLLATQLALFAAVGLAANRSFLFYGSWADLFGQEQEMGVVVDHGAASKDVRVVGTRALDVPGGARPAVGGQIQQVVVRGDRSGITSPAFVYLPPEYFQERYAKRSFPAAVVLTGYPGTAENLIKGLKYPRTAYLQAQEGKMQPMILVMLRPTVAPPRDTECVDVPGGPQTETFFAEDLPKAVSAAYRVGSKPRNWGFMGNSTGGYCALKIALNHPDRFAAGAGFSAYYKAAEDVTTGDLFRGDQGLRHRADLLWSLDHRPQPASSFLVTTSKTGEGNLKGTREFIRKVKSPARVSSITLESGGHNFTTWNREIPPGLVWMSGKLRAD, encoded by the coding sequence ATGGGTCTCACCAGCGGCAAAGCCCTCGTCACGGCGGTGGCGGTGGCCGTCGCGCTGTTCTCGGTCACGGTGGTGCTGTGGCCCCGGCTGGCCCGGCGGGGGTGGCGGCCGGTCTGCGGCAGGGTGGGGCTGCTGCTGGCGACGCAGCTGGCGCTGTTCGCGGCGGTGGGCCTGGCGGCGAACCGTTCCTTCCTCTTCTACGGCTCGTGGGCGGACCTGTTCGGGCAGGAGCAGGAGATGGGGGTGGTCGTCGACCACGGCGCCGCCTCGAAGGACGTCCGGGTGGTGGGGACGCGCGCCCTGGACGTCCCGGGCGGCGCGCGGCCGGCGGTGGGCGGGCAGATCCAGCAGGTGGTGGTCCGGGGCGACCGGTCGGGGATCACCTCGCCGGCCTTCGTCTATCTGCCGCCGGAGTACTTCCAGGAGCGGTACGCGAAGCGGTCCTTCCCGGCGGCGGTGGTCCTGACGGGGTATCCGGGGACCGCGGAGAACCTGATCAAAGGGCTGAAGTACCCGCGGACGGCCTACCTCCAGGCGCAGGAGGGGAAGATGCAGCCGATGATCCTGGTCATGCTGCGGCCGACGGTGGCGCCGCCGCGGGACACCGAGTGCGTGGACGTGCCGGGCGGGCCGCAGACGGAGACCTTCTTCGCGGAGGACCTGCCGAAGGCGGTCTCGGCGGCCTACCGGGTGGGCTCGAAGCCGCGGAACTGGGGGTTCATGGGGAACTCGACGGGCGGGTACTGCGCGCTGAAGATCGCGCTGAACCACCCGGACCGGTTCGCGGCGGGCGCGGGCTTCTCGGCGTACTACAAGGCCGCGGAGGACGTGACGACGGGCGACCTCTTCCGCGGCGACCAGGGGCTGCGGCACCGGGCCGACCTGCTGTGGAGCCTGGACCACCGGCCGCAGCCGGCCTCGTCGTTCCTGGTGACGACGTCGAAGACGGGCGAGGGGAACCTGAAGGGGACCCGGGAGTTCATCCGGAAGGTGAAGAGCCCGGCGCGGGTCTCCTCGATCACGCTGGAGAGCGGCGGGCACAACTTCACCACCTGGAACCGGGAGATCCCGCCCGGCCTGGTGTGGATGAGCGGGAAGCTGCGGGCGGACTGA
- a CDS encoding phosphatidylglycerol lysyltransferase domain-containing protein yields MSVTVDGDKTSSVPVRVRRFLSGPAPEKVPSLVGTACTLIGLVDIAAGVFPRFRASRVHALAEVLPGTLGPLSAAVSLSAGVLLLLLAHGLKRHKRRAWRAVVLLLPLGAAAQFVWRHSVLGSLLSLALLALLLRHRDQFAALPDPRSRWRALANFVVMGAGSLALGLVVVSAHPRRVVGDPSLTDRLEHVLLGLFGVEGPVAYTHGADWTVGYSLGALGMLTALTTIYLALRPEHPAARLTHEDETALRALLDRHGGRDSLGHFALRHDKGVVFSPSGKAAVCYRVVSGVMLASGDPIGDVEAWPGAIERFMDEARAHSWTPAVMGCSETGGQVWTRETGLDALELGDEAVIDVDAFSLSGRAMRNVRQMVKRIERNGYTTRVRRVRDLDADELDLVRRAAADWRGTDTERGFSMALGRIGAPGDGDAVIATAHLTDPDGGPEGPYGDLKAMIHFVPWGPDGMSLELMRRDRSADPGMNELLIVAALQAAPALGIRRVSLNFAMFRSTLARGERIGAGPVLRVWRGLLLFLSRWFQIESLYKFNAKFQPRWEPRFVVYRAGRDLPRIGLAAMQAEGFLTLALPRPFARRRPARTPRPCAHVVTPRGTREHEVSAA; encoded by the coding sequence ATGTCTGTCACGGTAGATGGGGACAAAACATCATCGGTTCCGGTTCGGGTCCGCCGATTTCTGAGCGGCCCGGCCCCCGAGAAGGTCCCCTCCCTCGTCGGTACGGCCTGCACCCTGATCGGACTCGTCGACATCGCCGCCGGGGTCTTCCCCCGGTTCCGCGCCAGCCGGGTCCACGCCCTCGCCGAGGTCCTCCCCGGCACCCTCGGGCCGCTCTCCGCAGCCGTCTCGCTCAGCGCCGGCGTCCTCCTGCTCCTCCTCGCCCACGGCCTCAAGCGGCACAAGCGCCGCGCCTGGCGGGCCGTCGTCCTGCTCCTCCCCCTCGGCGCCGCCGCCCAGTTCGTCTGGCGCCACTCCGTCCTCGGCTCGCTGCTCTCGCTGGCCCTGCTCGCCCTGCTGCTGCGCCACCGCGACCAGTTCGCCGCCCTCCCCGACCCCCGCAGCCGCTGGCGGGCCCTCGCCAACTTCGTCGTCATGGGCGCCGGCTCGCTCGCCCTCGGCCTCGTCGTCGTCAGCGCCCACCCCCGCCGGGTCGTCGGCGACCCCAGCCTCACCGACCGCCTCGAACACGTCCTCCTCGGACTCTTCGGCGTCGAGGGCCCCGTCGCCTACACCCACGGCGCCGACTGGACCGTCGGCTACTCACTCGGCGCCCTCGGCATGCTCACCGCCCTCACCACGATCTACCTCGCGCTCCGCCCCGAACACCCCGCCGCCCGCCTCACCCACGAGGACGAGACCGCCCTCCGCGCCCTCCTCGACCGGCACGGCGGCCGCGACTCCCTCGGCCACTTCGCCCTCCGCCACGACAAGGGCGTCGTCTTCTCCCCCAGCGGCAAGGCCGCCGTCTGCTACCGCGTCGTCTCCGGCGTCATGCTCGCCAGCGGCGACCCCATCGGCGACGTCGAGGCCTGGCCCGGCGCCATCGAACGCTTCATGGACGAGGCCCGCGCCCACTCCTGGACCCCCGCCGTCATGGGCTGCTCCGAGACCGGCGGCCAGGTCTGGACCCGCGAGACCGGCCTCGACGCCCTCGAACTCGGCGACGAGGCCGTCATCGACGTCGACGCCTTCTCCCTCTCCGGCCGCGCCATGCGCAACGTCCGCCAGATGGTCAAGCGGATCGAACGCAACGGCTACACCACGCGCGTGCGCCGGGTCCGCGACCTCGACGCCGACGAACTCGACCTCGTCCGCCGGGCCGCCGCCGACTGGCGCGGCACCGACACCGAACGCGGCTTCTCCATGGCCCTCGGCCGCATCGGCGCCCCCGGCGACGGCGACGCCGTCATAGCGACCGCCCACCTCACCGACCCGGACGGCGGCCCCGAAGGCCCCTACGGCGACCTCAAAGCCATGATCCACTTCGTGCCCTGGGGCCCCGACGGCATGTCCCTGGAACTCATGCGCCGCGACCGCTCCGCCGACCCCGGCATGAACGAGCTCCTCATCGTCGCCGCCCTCCAGGCCGCCCCCGCCCTCGGCATCCGGCGCGTCTCCCTCAACTTCGCCATGTTCCGCTCCACCCTCGCCCGCGGCGAACGGATCGGCGCCGGCCCCGTCCTCCGGGTCTGGCGCGGCCTGCTCCTCTTCCTCTCCCGCTGGTTCCAGATCGAGTCGCTCTACAAGTTCAACGCCAAGTTCCAGCCGCGCTGGGAACCCCGCTTCGTCGTCTACCGCGCCGGCCGCGACCTCCCCCGCATCGGCCTCGCCGCCATGCAGGCCGAAGGCTTCCTCACCCTCGCCCTGCCGCGCCCCTTCGCCCGCCGCCGCCCCGCCAGGACCCCCCGCCCCTGCGCCCACGTCGTCACCCCGCGCGGCACCCGCGAGCACGAGGTCAGCGCGGCCTGA
- the folP gene encoding dihydropteroate synthase, producing the protein MSTTIDRGAPLGLPEWDRCAVMGVVNVTPDSFSDGGRWFDTTAAVKHGLDLVAEGADLVDVGGESTRPGATRVDEDEELRRVVPVVRGLAAEGVTVSVDTMRASVAAAAVAAGASLVNDVSGGLADPGMVPAVAAAEVPFVVMHWRGFSENMNSLAVYDDVVTEVVTELRTRMEAVVDGGIAPERIVIDPGLGFAKLAPHDLALVAHLPELRALGRPLLVAASRKRFLGHVLTREPGATPPPARERDAATAAVSALAAHEGAWAVRVHEVRATADAVRVARAVEGAR; encoded by the coding sequence ATGAGTACGACGATCGACCGGGGCGCCCCCCTCGGCCTCCCCGAGTGGGACCGCTGCGCGGTCATGGGCGTGGTCAACGTGACCCCGGACTCCTTCTCCGACGGCGGCCGCTGGTTCGACACCACGGCCGCCGTCAAGCACGGCCTCGACCTCGTCGCCGAGGGAGCCGACCTCGTCGACGTCGGCGGCGAGTCCACCCGGCCCGGCGCCACCCGCGTCGACGAGGACGAGGAGCTCCGCCGGGTCGTCCCCGTCGTCCGCGGCCTCGCCGCCGAAGGCGTCACCGTCTCCGTCGACACCATGCGGGCCTCCGTCGCCGCCGCCGCCGTCGCGGCCGGCGCCTCCCTCGTCAACGACGTCAGCGGCGGCCTCGCCGACCCCGGCATGGTCCCCGCCGTCGCCGCCGCCGAGGTCCCCTTCGTCGTCATGCACTGGCGCGGCTTCAGCGAGAACATGAACAGCCTCGCCGTCTACGACGACGTCGTCACCGAGGTCGTCACCGAGCTCCGCACCCGGATGGAGGCCGTCGTCGACGGCGGCATCGCCCCCGAGCGGATCGTCATCGACCCCGGCCTCGGCTTCGCCAAGCTCGCCCCCCACGACCTCGCCCTCGTCGCCCACCTCCCCGAGCTGCGCGCCCTGGGCCGCCCCCTCCTCGTCGCCGCCTCCCGCAAACGGTTCCTCGGCCACGTCCTCACCCGCGAACCCGGCGCCACCCCGCCGCCCGCCCGCGAGCGCGACGCCGCCACCGCCGCCGTCTCCGCCCTCGCCGCCCACGAGGGCGCCTGGGCCGTCCGCGTCCACGAGGTCCGGGCCACCGCCGACGCCGTCCGCGTCGCCCGCGCCGTCGAAGGAGCCCGGTGA
- a CDS encoding nuclear transport factor 2 family protein, whose translation MTGGREPGRAADRDAVEAANTAFYTAMEEGDFERLEQLWLDDGTTDISCVHPGWPVLTGRGEVLRSYALIMAHTDYIQFFLTDVRVSLSGDTALVTCTENILSGGPAEDGAELGPLVGQLVVATNAFRRTPEGWRIWSHHASPVIAEADDGTPPAAGDADPGPSA comes from the coding sequence GTGACGGGCGGGCGCGAGCCCGGACGCGCCGCCGACCGGGACGCCGTGGAGGCCGCCAACACCGCCTTCTACACGGCGATGGAGGAAGGCGACTTCGAACGGCTCGAACAGCTCTGGCTCGACGACGGCACCACCGACATCTCCTGCGTGCACCCCGGCTGGCCGGTCCTCACCGGCCGCGGCGAGGTGCTCCGCTCGTACGCGCTGATCATGGCGCACACCGACTACATCCAGTTCTTCCTCACCGACGTCCGCGTCTCCCTCTCCGGCGACACCGCCCTCGTCACCTGCACCGAGAACATCCTCAGCGGCGGCCCCGCCGAGGACGGCGCCGAGCTCGGCCCCCTCGTCGGCCAGCTCGTCGTCGCCACCAACGCCTTCCGCCGGACCCCCGAGGGCTGGCGGATCTGGTCGCACCACGCCTCCCCCGTCATCGCGGAAGCGGACGACGGCACGCCCCCCGCGGCCGGTGACGCCGACCCCGGACCCTCCGCCTGA
- the folB gene encoding dihydroneopterin aldolase: protein MDRVALRGLKARGHHGVFPKEREEGQTFIVDLVLGLDTRPAAADDDLTKTVHYGVVAEEVVDVVQGEPVDLIETLAERIAQQCLSHAGVQEVEVVVHKPDAPITVPFDDVTVTITRSRR, encoded by the coding sequence GTGGATCGTGTCGCGCTGCGCGGCCTCAAGGCCCGAGGTCACCACGGCGTCTTCCCCAAGGAGCGCGAGGAGGGGCAGACCTTCATCGTGGACCTGGTCCTCGGCCTCGACACCCGCCCGGCGGCCGCCGACGACGACCTCACCAAGACCGTCCACTACGGCGTCGTCGCCGAGGAGGTCGTCGACGTCGTCCAGGGCGAACCCGTCGATCTGATCGAGACGCTCGCGGAGCGCATCGCCCAGCAGTGTCTCAGCCACGCCGGCGTCCAGGAGGTGGAGGTGGTCGTCCACAAGCCGGACGCCCCCATCACCGTCCCCTTCGACGACGTCACCGTCACGATCACCCGGAGCCGACGATGA
- the folK gene encoding 2-amino-4-hydroxy-6-hydroxymethyldihydropteridine diphosphokinase has translation MKPTQSDPTVQPVPASVVAAVDAADSTLSNPHWAVLALGANLGNRLENLQGAVDALADTPGLRVKAVSPVYETEPWGVEPGSQPSYLNAVAVVRTTLPPSSLLERAQAVEEAFLRVRDERWGARTLDVDIITYADVVSDDPVLTLPHPRAHQRAFVLAPWHDVDPEAQLPGHGPVAALLAAVDRAGVTPRTELELRLPE, from the coding sequence ATGAAGCCGACCCAGAGCGACCCCACCGTCCAGCCCGTACCCGCCTCGGTCGTCGCGGCCGTCGACGCCGCCGACAGCACCCTCTCCAACCCGCACTGGGCCGTCCTCGCCCTCGGCGCCAACCTCGGCAACCGCCTGGAGAACCTCCAGGGAGCCGTCGACGCCCTCGCCGACACCCCCGGCCTGCGCGTCAAGGCCGTCTCGCCGGTCTACGAGACCGAGCCCTGGGGCGTCGAGCCGGGCAGCCAGCCCTCGTACCTCAACGCCGTCGCCGTGGTGCGGACCACCCTCCCGCCCTCCTCGCTCCTGGAGCGCGCCCAGGCCGTCGAGGAAGCGTTCCTGCGCGTCCGGGACGAGCGCTGGGGCGCCCGCACGCTGGACGTCGACATCATCACGTACGCGGACGTGGTCTCCGACGACCCCGTCCTCACCCTCCCGCACCCCCGCGCCCACCAGCGCGCCTTCGTGCTCGCCCCCTGGCACGACGTGGACCCCGAGGCCCAGCTCCCCGGCCACGGCCCCGTGGCGGCCCTGCTGGCCGCCGTCGACCGCGCCGGCGTGACGCCCCGGACCGAGCTGGAACTCCGTCTCCCCGAGTAG
- a CDS encoding DUF3180 domain-containing protein — protein MKQLRLKVLAGLFVVAGILSWGAARLWDSVGTLPSVPLAAPVVLAVIAVVLTATALSIRARLRAQRERRPGAKGVEPLMAARAVVFGQASALVAALVAGLYGGVGVFLLGSLDVPARRDQALYAAAAVVAAFGVIAAALFLERVCKLPEDDDKGRAPAA, from the coding sequence GTGAAACAACTGCGGCTCAAGGTGCTCGCCGGACTCTTCGTGGTCGCCGGCATCCTCTCCTGGGGCGCCGCGCGCCTCTGGGACTCCGTCGGCACGCTCCCCAGCGTGCCGCTCGCCGCGCCCGTCGTCCTCGCCGTGATCGCGGTGGTCCTCACCGCCACCGCCCTCTCGATCCGGGCCCGCCTCAGGGCCCAGCGGGAGCGCCGCCCCGGCGCCAAGGGCGTCGAACCCCTGATGGCGGCCCGCGCGGTCGTCTTCGGCCAGGCCAGCGCCCTGGTCGCCGCCCTCGTCGCCGGCCTCTACGGCGGCGTGGGCGTCTTCCTCCTCGGCTCCCTCGACGTCCCCGCCCGCCGCGACCAGGCCCTCTACGCCGCCGCCGCGGTGGTCGCCGCCTTCGGCGTCATCGCCGCCGCCCTCTTCCTGGAACGCGTCTGCAAGCTCCCCGAGGACGACGACAAGGGCCGCGCCCCCGCCGCCTGA
- the folE gene encoding GTP cyclohydrolase I FolE codes for MTDPVTLDGEGTIGEFDEKRAENAVRELLIAVGEDPDREGLQQTPARVARAYRELLSGMRQEPEDVLTTTFDLGHDEMVLVKDIELVSFCEHHLLPFHGVAHVGYIPAESGKITGLSKLARLVDVYARRPQVQERLTTQVADSLMRILEARGAIVVIEAEHMCMSLRGIRKPGAKTTTSAVRGQLRDATTRAEAMSLILAR; via the coding sequence ATGACCGACCCGGTGACGCTGGACGGCGAGGGCACGATCGGCGAGTTCGACGAGAAGCGCGCCGAGAACGCCGTACGAGAGCTCCTCATCGCGGTCGGCGAGGACCCGGACCGCGAGGGTTTGCAGCAGACGCCTGCACGCGTTGCACGTGCGTACAGGGAACTCCTGTCAGGGATGCGACAGGAGCCCGAGGATGTCCTGACCACGACGTTTGACCTTGGTCATGACGAAATGGTCCTCGTGAAGGACATTGAACTCGTAAGCTTCTGTGAACATCATCTCCTCCCGTTCCACGGGGTGGCCCATGTGGGCTACATCCCGGCGGAGAGCGGGAAGATCACGGGCCTGTCCAAGCTGGCTCGTCTGGTCGATGTCTATGCCCGCCGTCCGCAGGTGCAGGAACGTCTCACCACTCAGGTGGCGGACTCGCTGATGCGCATTCTCGAGGCGCGCGGGGCGATCGTGGTGATCGAGGCCGAGCACATGTGCATGTCGTTGCGCGGCATCCGCAAGCCGGGCGCGAAGACGACGACCTCGGCGGTGCGCGGGCAGCTTCGCGACGCTACCACCAGGGCCGAGGCCATGTCCCTGATTCTGGCACGTTAG